One stretch of Tachysurus fulvidraco isolate hzauxx_2018 chromosome 12, HZAU_PFXX_2.0, whole genome shotgun sequence DNA includes these proteins:
- the acyp1 gene encoding acylphosphatase-1, translating to MSTEELLSVDYEVYGKVQGVFFRKYTQSEGKKLGLVGWVKNTSAGTVQGQLQGPASKVRQMQEWLKTTGSPQSRIIKADFSNEKKIENMDFKDFKVVH from the exons ATGTCCACAGAGGAGCTGCTGTCAGTCGATTATGAAGTATATGGGAAGGTCCAGGGAGTGTTTTTTCGAAAATATACTCAG TCTGAGGGGAAGAAGTTGGGTTTGGTCGGCTGGGTGAAGAACACTTCAGCTGGAACGGTACAGGGTCAGCTCCAAGGCCCTGCATCCAAAGTCAGACAGATGCAGGAGTGGCTCAAGACTACTGGCAGTCCACAGTCCAGGATTATAAAAGCCGATTTCAGTAATGAGAAGAAAATAGAGAACATGGACTTCAAGGATTTCAAAGTTGTACACTAA